The proteins below are encoded in one region of Bremerella sp. P1:
- a CDS encoding FliA/WhiG family RNA polymerase sigma factor — MATTTATREDVSHLWEAYKEDPSRKELRNQLVERYLPLVKYNGERIWARLPEGVELDDLISAGVFGLMDAIDAFDMSRGVKFETYCVPRIRGAMLDELRTMDWVPRLVRSKASKLNEATKQLEAKFGRAPTHQELADHMQMPLKDLEKMVSDANAVGLISLNKKWYETDSYKDVREIDILEDKKGEDPTRRIQKNDLMRLVTKGLNRNERLIIILYYYEELTMKEIGATLDLSESRVSQMHSSIVSRLQSQLGRRKPEFGTV; from the coding sequence GGAAAGAACTACGAAACCAACTTGTTGAACGCTATTTGCCGCTGGTGAAATACAACGGCGAACGGATCTGGGCTCGACTGCCAGAAGGGGTCGAACTCGACGACCTGATCTCGGCAGGCGTCTTTGGCTTGATGGACGCAATTGACGCGTTCGACATGAGCCGAGGCGTGAAGTTCGAAACGTATTGCGTCCCGCGTATTCGCGGTGCAATGCTCGACGAACTGCGAACCATGGACTGGGTACCGCGTCTGGTTCGCTCGAAAGCGAGCAAGTTGAATGAAGCTACCAAGCAATTGGAAGCCAAGTTCGGACGAGCACCCACCCACCAAGAGCTGGCAGACCATATGCAGATGCCGCTCAAAGATCTCGAAAAGATGGTCTCCGACGCCAACGCCGTCGGGCTCATCAGCCTCAACAAGAAGTGGTACGAAACGGACAGCTATAAAGACGTCCGCGAGATCGATATTCTGGAAGACAAAAAGGGTGAAGACCCTACGCGTCGCATTCAAAAGAATGACCTGATGCGTCTGGTGACCAAGGGGCTCAATCGCAACGAGCGTCTGATCATCATTCTCTACTACTACGAAGAGCTGACCATGAAAGAAATCGGCGCCACGCTCGACCTGAGCGAAAGCCGCGTCAGCCAGATGCACAGCAGCATCGTCTCGCGACTGCAAAGCCAACTCGGACGGCGGAAGCCAGAGTTCGGAACCGTTTAG